Genomic segment of Bacillota bacterium:
CCCTCCTAGATTCTCAGGCACTCTATAGCACGTCCCGAGATGAAGCCACCGTGAGGTTTCCGTGTTTCACACCCTTCTGGGCGATGAGGAGGTCCGCAAGGGCCCGCGCCTCCTTGGCCTTGGCCTTTACCACTATGACCTCGAGGCAGTTGTGATGGTCCATGTGCACGTGCATGGTGGAGACGAAGGAACCCGTGAAGTCATGCTGGAGGCGGGTGAGGAGTTCACTGAGGCCCCGGACGTGGTGGTCATAAAGGAGGGTGATGGTACCCGCAACCTCCTGTTCCCCTGCTTCCCAGCCCTCATGTATGAGACTCTTGCGGACCAAGTCCCTGATGGCTTCTGACCTTGACCCATACCCCTTCCGGCCAATCTGCCCATCAAACCTCTCTAAGAGGTCGGCCTCCATGGACACCCCAAACCGGATAATCTTCTTCCCCATACCGAAGCCCCCTTCGGACCCTTCTGCAGAGATTATATCAAATCGGGGGCATCCTGGAGTTGCTGGGAATACGCCAGGTACGGGTTTTAAGAGGCATGCTACCAGCCAGTTTACTAGCCTGTGGCAAACCTTGTGAATCTGGGGTGCTTTACCTAAGGTGAGACAATTGGATGGTTAAGGACCTCCCGGGTTGAGATAACCTAGGGAGCGATAGGAAAGAAAACTTCAGAAGAGGGGCAGGCCCGGAACAGAATCTGGAGATCGTGCTGGCGGTCCTACGAGGGCAAGCAAGATAGGAAGATATGATGACGCCACGGGATTAGCGAGACTGCACTTTGCCCGCGGCGGACACCAGATGTCACATTCGTTGACCTGGGGGACTACGGGACCCCAAGTCATAAAAGTGATTGACTACGCCTCAAGGTCCCACTGGCGAGCACCCTGGGCGCGACCCATATCACAGAGGACGTATATACGGGCCCTTCAGAAGACTTCCAACGAAACCAGAGGGCTTCGTGGCCAAGAGCCCAAGGAGACCATCCTGGTGAGCGGCACTTGCCGCTAGTTCACCAGTAGACACCTTCACGAACTGGATCAAGGCAGGGAGTAACCCGTTCGGGAATGTGCGTGCCAGGAGCCTTTCACCCGCGCAAATCACTTGAATCGATATCACCAGGGCCTCAAGTATGAAGAGGTATGGCACAACGACCTGTGAAGGCCCCGTTCAGGCTAGGCAGAGAATCGAAGAGTACCGCGTAGACTACGTGTACAGCGCCTTACAAGACCGTCAACTACGCTCGGCCCAGGCATCAGTACGTAGCCTAGATACCCGGAGATCCTGCGAAAAACCGCGTAGGGTTGTCTTGAACAGGATGAATCCCTCCTGCATTACAGGGTGCCTAGCGGGGAGGACGTCAGGTACGGTCATTGGCACGTCATCTCGCCCCCCTTGATTGATTGGTTTTTTGGGTGGTACAATCTAAGTAACTTGGGCATAATTCACAGAATAGGGAATGGGACCTGTCCCTTCTCGCATATTATTAGACAGAGGGGTGATGCCGTCATGAATCTTGCCCAATCCTACCTGGGCGAGAAAGTCCTCGAGCAAAGCATCAGGTACGTGGCGCGGGACCCCATGAAGAACCTGCCCCTACTTCTGGAGATCGCAGACCGTGTGGCAAAAGAAGCCCACCATAAGGAGAACATCTCCAACGTGCGTAGGGTTCTCCAAGACAAGGATGGCAACTGGTACAGGTATGTTGAGCGCCTCCTCACGCAGACCCACCCAAGAGTGAGGGAAAGGCTTGCGGTGAACTTCTTTCTTAACGCATCCTTGCTTGGGATCCCTAAACAGAACGAGGCTGCAAAAAGGCTTGGCGTTTCCGTGCCTTTCACAATCCTCATAGATCCCACCGAGCGGTGTAACCTCAAGTGCAAAGGGTGCTGGGCCGGCGACTACCAGCGAGAGGCTGAGCTGGACTACGAAACCCTGGACCGCCTGATGGACGAGGCAGAAGAACTAGGCATCTACCTGATAGTCATGTCCGGCGGCGAGCCGCTCATCAGGAAGGACGATATCATGTCCCTGGCACAGAAGCACCAGAACCTGTGTTTCCACATATACACCAATGCCACCCTCATCGATGAGAGGTTTGCGGAGGACCTGGTAAGGGCAGGAAACATAACCTTCGCCATAAGCCTGGAGGGCTTGGAGGACTCCACCGACCAGCGCCGGGGCAAAGGCGTGTTCCAGAAGGTAATCAGGGCCATGGATATCCTGAGAGAGGCCGGCGTTGTGTACGGCTTCTCCGCAACCTACACCCGGCAGAACACTGAGGAGATCGGCAGCGAGGAGTTCATTGACCTCATGGTCCAAAAGGGGTGCGCCCTGGGTTGGTTCTTCACCTACGTGCCTGTGGGCGGCGACGTGGATCTAGAGTACATGGCCACCCCTGACCAGCGCGCGTGGATGTACCAGAGAATACACGAATTCCGCCAGACCAAGCCTATCTTCCTGGTTGACTTCTGGAATGATGGGGAGGCAAGCCAGGGCTGCATAGCCGGGGGGAGGCGCTACTTCCACATCAACGCCTCCGGCGATGTGGAACCCTGTGCCTTTGTCCATTACGCCACCTGCAATATCAGGGATGTCACATTGAAGGAGGCCTTGGTCTCACCACTGATGAAGGCCTACCAGAAGAGACAGCCCTTCAGCACCAACATGTTGAGACCGTGCCCCCTCATTGACAATCCCGACGCCCTGGCGGAGATCGTGAAGGAGGCTGGAGCCTACTCGACACAGAAGGACGTAAGACATGACCCGGATGCCTTCGCGCACCAGCTCAGCGGTTACGCCTGCGGGTGGCAGCGTTTCGCCGACCACATTTGGAATGATAAGAAACCCGAATACGAAGCATGTAGATAAAGGGACCACCCCCTACTACTCCAAAAGAGATCGCCACGGCTCCCGTGGTGATCTTTTCAATGGGGGCGATGAGCCTGGCCGGAGAACCAGAATCCCGTTTCAGCTTCAAGTCACTAGCCCTCTCCCTGGCTCTGAGCGGGCTGGGCCTCGGGCTTGTCATCTTTCTCACGGCCGACGAGCGTACCTGGGAGGGCCTGCGCAGGTTATCCCCGGCCTTCCTGTCGCTGGGGCTGGGGGTGGTCCTGGCGCTGTGGATCGTTGAAGGGCAGAGAACCCGGACCATACTAGCCATGATGGGATATGAACTCGGCCTTGCCAGGGCCATGCGAGTGAACCTGGCCTCAGGCTTCGTGGGCGGCATCACCCCTTTCACCTCGGGAGGCCCCCCAACCCTGGTGTACCTCCTGTATCGCCTAGGCGTGCCGGTGAACAAGGGCATGGCGGTGGCAGCCACCCGCTCCCTTCTCACACTGCTCTTCTTCGCGGTATTCGTACCCTTCATACTCATGGCCTTTCGCTCTCAGGTGAACCTCCCCTCTGGCGTCAACATCCTGGTGTATGTGGCCGTTGCCTCCACCATTGCAGCGATATCTGCCTTCCTGTACATCCTGGGAAGGCCCGGGGTAGTAGAGAGAGCCGCCGCCTGGATGGTGTCAACCCCAGCCCTTAGATGGTTGCTGCGGTCTCACGACCCGAGGGCAACGGCAGGACGAGCCTCCCAGGAGGCAAGGCGGTTCGGCCGCAGCCTGCACCTGGTATTCGGAACGGGCAACCTGCGTGGCACCATCATGCTAGCCCTTTACACCCTCGCGTCCTGGGCGCTTTTCTTCAGCCTGGGCCCGGTGATTCTCGAAGGACTTGGCTTAAGCGTGCCTCTTGTCAAGGTACTAACAAGACAGGTAGTACTCTTCTTCATAGTCTCCTACACCCCCCTGCCAGGAGGCAGCGGTATGGCCGAGTTGGGCCTTGCCTCGGTGTTCTCTCCCCTGATCCCCTCACACCTTCTCCCCATCTTCGTGGGTGGATGGCGCTTCCTCACCTACCACAGCACCCTGCTGGCGGGCAGCCTCAGCTTGGCTATAACACGCTGAGGGGTTATAGCCCTCCGGCGAAACATATCCCGGGCCACTCGCGTCATTATTGGCAGGAATCCCTTGGGGAGGAGTAGTCATGCCCGTAATCAAGCGGTGTCTCGTGGTAGCGCTCCTGATCTTGACACCTCACAGCGCCCTCGCCAATGACGCCAGCCTGGGGAGGGTGGGTGAAAGCGTGCAGCCTATCTATAGCACCCAGGTGGAGATGGCCGCGGAAGAGGTCACCATCAGGGTCACCCCCACCTGTTCCTTCGTGGAAGCCTCCTTTACCTTCCGGAACCAAGGCCCCAACACCACCGTTCTCATGGGCTTCCCCCAGCCGGGGCCAGGAGAGGGACGCGAGGAATTCCGGGACGACCTCGGGCTCCACGAGTTCAAGACCCTCGTCGATGGCCAGGAGGTGCATGTAGCGCTGGAAAAGGGACTCGTTCCTGAAAGCAGGCCCCGGGACATCGACTACCCCTCATGGCACACCTGGGAGGTCGAGTTTTCACCGGGGCAGACCCGGACTGTGACAAACACCTACTGGGTGAAGAACACCCAATGGTCCAACGGTGAGGCCCTGGCCGGCTACGTACTGGTCACCGGGGGCACCTTTATGGGCCCCATCGGCCACGCCCGGGTCACCCTGGTGATGGAGGGCATTCTCCCCTACCAGATCCGCCGGGTCCAGCCAGGCGACTTCCGATTCGAAGGCCAGGACCTGGTTTGGGAGTGGCGAGACCTCGAGCCTGGCGCTGACATTGATGTATTCTATGACACCAGGGGGCTCCTGCCCTTCGCCGAGGCTGCCCTAGACCTGGATGGCAGGGCCACCCAGTGGGAGGAGTGGCTCTCCCAGGGGCGGCACGAGGAGGTTCTTGCCACCCTGGATGAGACGGGAGCCGCATCCCAGGCCGCGCTGGCCCTCTACCGGGCCCGGGCCCTGGAAGGCCTGGGCAGGTCCGCTGAGGCAGCAGCCGCCTGGCAAGGGCTCCTGGACACGGAAGGGAAGGACGATGCTCCCTTGGCTCACCTGGCGGCGCCGGAGGCCCTCTATCACCTGGCCCTTCACGGCAATAAAACCGGGGACCGGGAGGCGCTGAGACGCATCCATGGCAACCTCCGGGAGTCAAGGTTGAGCGCACCCCTCCAGAGATGGGTGGAAAGCCTGATGCCCCTCGCAGACGTGCCCCACGAGTCCCCCGTTATCCACCAGGCGTTCCTCAAGCCCGTTGAGGGTGATCCTTCCTACCGTTACCTTGTCATTGATGCTGAAGACCCGGACGGCGATATGGCCGCTCTCCACATAGTGGTGTGGTACGAGGACGGAGGCACGCAGCATGTAATCCTGGAACAGCGCTTGGCCTACCTGGACCCTTACCGTACCTCCATGGAATACCTTATTGAACAGGTGCCTCCTGGAAAGGACCCCCTGTTCTCGGTGAACCTTGAAGACGCCCAGGGCAACCTGGCCAAGGCGGGGACCCTCATCCATGAAGATCAAGAAGCCCAGGAGGACTCAGGAGAGACCCCACGGCCCCTCTCGTGGCCGCTATTCCTGGCCGCCCTATTGCTCGTGGGCGCCCTGGCAGCCATCAGGAGATCAGTCCTGAGCTCCCGTAAAGATCCGCAAGGCGATAATTCGAAGGATAAAGCCAAGGCACGACGAATGGATCAGGATACTTGAAAGGTTCTCAGTTCTCTGGCCTCGTTCATGCTGCCATCGCAAAGCAATGGGAGCCACACAACCTGAGGGGGTGCCAATGTGGCTAGCGAGATGTCGAACAAGGTTCTTGACAACGCGAAGAAGCACTTGCTTTACTCCATGGCACACTTGGGACGCATTCGCCAGGAGGGCATCAGGATCATTGTCCGGGGCGAAGACTGCCACGTCTGGGACATCCACGGGAACAAGTACATCGACGCCATGGCAGGACTGCAGGTTACCAACGTGGGTCACGGGCGGAAGGAAATAGCCCAGGCCATCTCCAGGCAACTAGAGGACATAGAGTACTGGCACATGTTCGGTTCCACAAACCTGCCCGCGGTCCAGCTGGCGGAGAGAATAGACCAAATCACTCCGGGCAGGCTCTCCGTGTCCCACTTCTGCAATTCTGGCTCTGAAGCCAATGACTCCGCCTTCAAGATAGCCCGGATCTACCATAGGATGCGGGGCCAGGGCCTTAAGCACAAGATCATATACCGCAACCAGTCCTACCATGGGATGACTATGGGGGCCACCAGCGCCGCCGGGGACAAGGCCTACAGGGCCATGTGCGAGCCCCTGGTACCAGGTTTCGTGAGAATACCCAACTGCCACTGCTATCGCTGCTTCTGCGGGAGAGAGTACCCCTCCTGCGGCATCGAGTGCGCCATGGCGCTGGAAAGGGCCATTCTCGAGGAGGGGCCTGAGACAGTCGCCGCTTTCATCGTCGACGCAGTGCAGGGGTCGGCCTCTGGCTATGCCACCCCTGTACCCGAGTACATCCCAATGGTTTGGGAGATATGCAGGAAGTATGATGTGCTCTACATAGACGATGAGGTCATTACCGGCTTTGGCAGGACCGGGAGGATGTTCGCCGTCGAGCACTGGGGCGTGGAGCCGGACATCATGACCATGGCCAAGGGCCTCAGCAGCGGCTATCTCCCCATTGCGGCCGCGGTGATGACCGGGGAAATAGCAGACGTGCTGCAAGAAACCATGTTCCTGCACGGCATGACCTACGGCGGCCACCCCACCTGTGCCGCATCGGCCCTGGCCAACCTGGACATCATTGAACGGGAGAACCTCGCTGCCAAGGCCGCTGCCATGGAACCCTACGTAATGGAGAGGCTCCAGGACTTCCTGGACTACCCCATAGTCGGGGAAGTCCGGGGAAAGGGTATGATGTACGCCCTGGAGATCGTCAAGGACAAGGCAACCCGGGAGGCCTTCTCTGCGGGCGTGCCTACCGCAGCCAAGGTGGTGGAGACCGCAGCCCAGAGGGGCGCTATCTTCCGGGTTGGAGCATTCGGCGGGGCCATCCTAATCTGCCCGCCTCTCACCATGACCAGGGATCTCGTTGATCAGATGATGGCGATACTGCAGGAAGCAGTTGCGGAGGCATCCAAGGAAGTGGGTTAGACCGCCCCTGTTAGGTGCTTGATCCTGGAGTCAAGGTCTGCTAGAATGAGTGGCAACACATAGAGCACCTGGTGATGATGGGGAACAGTAGGCCCCAGGGAATGCCAAGAGAGCGTGCCCAAGGCTGAAAGGCATGCCATCCCGGCCGCCGAAACCCGCCCTGGAGCCTGCCCGCGAAAGCGGCACTGCCGATTAAGCGGAGCCGGAGTTCCACCGTTACAGGGAAGGCCGCTCGGAAGTGGCGGCTCATGAGCTGCCCGGGACTACCGGGTAAGCAGGGTGGTACCGCGGTAAAATCGCCCCTGACGGGGCGATTTTCTATTTGCCCCGGGACAAGTCATCCTAGGGAGGGCAGTCCAGTGAGAACGCAGGTGGGTTTGATGGGGTTTGGGGTCATGGGAGAGGCACTGTGTAACAGCTGGGTGCTAAGGGAGATCCTCAGCCCCAGCGATGTGGTGATATACGACCCCGCCCCCCAGAGGATGACCCGAGCCCGCGAGCGGGGATTTGGGGCCGCCCCTGACCTCAGGTGCCTGGCGAGCCAAGCCCAGACCCTGGTGCTTTCAGTGAAACCGCAGAA
This window contains:
- a CDS encoding aspartate aminotransferase family protein, producing MASEMSNKVLDNAKKHLLYSMAHLGRIRQEGIRIIVRGEDCHVWDIHGNKYIDAMAGLQVTNVGHGRKEIAQAISRQLEDIEYWHMFGSTNLPAVQLAERIDQITPGRLSVSHFCNSGSEANDSAFKIARIYHRMRGQGLKHKIIYRNQSYHGMTMGATSAAGDKAYRAMCEPLVPGFVRIPNCHCYRCFCGREYPSCGIECAMALERAILEEGPETVAAFIVDAVQGSASGYATPVPEYIPMVWEICRKYDVLYIDDEVITGFGRTGRMFAVEHWGVEPDIMTMAKGLSSGYLPIAAAVMTGEIADVLQETMFLHGMTYGGHPTCAASALANLDIIERENLAAKAAAMEPYVMERLQDFLDYPIVGEVRGKGMMYALEIVKDKATREAFSAGVPTAAKVVETAAQRGAIFRVGAFGGAILICPPLTMTRDLVDQMMAILQEAVAEASKEVG
- the nikR gene encoding nickel-responsive transcriptional regulator NikR, with the translated sequence MGKKIIRFGVSMEADLLERFDGQIGRKGYGSRSEAIRDLVRKSLIHEGWEAGEQEVAGTITLLYDHHVRGLSELLTRLQHDFTGSFVSTMHVHMDHHNCLEVIVVKAKAKEARALADLLIAQKGVKHGNLTVASSRDVL
- a CDS encoding radical SAM protein is translated as MNLAQSYLGEKVLEQSIRYVARDPMKNLPLLLEIADRVAKEAHHKENISNVRRVLQDKDGNWYRYVERLLTQTHPRVRERLAVNFFLNASLLGIPKQNEAAKRLGVSVPFTILIDPTERCNLKCKGCWAGDYQREAELDYETLDRLMDEAEELGIYLIVMSGGEPLIRKDDIMSLAQKHQNLCFHIYTNATLIDERFAEDLVRAGNITFAISLEGLEDSTDQRRGKGVFQKVIRAMDILREAGVVYGFSATYTRQNTEEIGSEEFIDLMVQKGCALGWFFTYVPVGGDVDLEYMATPDQRAWMYQRIHEFRQTKPIFLVDFWNDGEASQGCIAGGRRYFHINASGDVEPCAFVHYATCNIRDVTLKEALVSPLMKAYQKRQPFSTNMLRPCPLIDNPDALAEIVKEAGAYSTQKDVRHDPDAFAHQLSGYACGWQRFADHIWNDKKPEYEACR
- a CDS encoding lysylphosphatidylglycerol synthase transmembrane domain-containing protein, with product MSLAGEPESRFSFKSLALSLALSGLGLGLVIFLTADERTWEGLRRLSPAFLSLGLGVVLALWIVEGQRTRTILAMMGYELGLARAMRVNLASGFVGGITPFTSGGPPTLVYLLYRLGVPVNKGMAVAATRSLLTLLFFAVFVPFILMAFRSQVNLPSGVNILVYVAVASTIAAISAFLYILGRPGVVERAAAWMVSTPALRWLLRSHDPRATAGRASQEARRFGRSLHLVFGTGNLRGTIMLALYTLASWALFFSLGPVILEGLGLSVPLVKVLTRQVVLFFIVSYTPLPGGSGMAELGLASVFSPLIPSHLLPIFVGGWRFLTYHSTLLAGSLSLAITR